The DNA segment TTTTATTGACACAAAATTAAGTTTTAGTAAAACTCAGTAAAAAATATTGTCCAAACTTCAGTGAACATCTATGAATTTGACCCTGATAAGCATAAAAAATTGTTTGATGAGACAATATGTGCTCTTGATTGATATGAAATGCTAATAATTATGGTCCTGAAATGTGGTTCAGTATAATTCTAATGGAGCAGACGGATTCATGTTTGACTCGTAGTAGTTGTTGGCATAGGATATCTTGTTGTCCCAAGTTTATGAGTGATCTCAGCATCTCTTTGCTTGCAAATTTctatcaatttaggcaattgTTATGTggatataaataattaactattaatttttcaatatttAGGCGAACCGAAGACCAATTAACATTCAATGGGAAATTTTCTAGGTTACTTGTGGAGGCTGTCAAAGTGCACATGCAGCAGCTGTTGGTAGGTACTATTGCTTTGCTACCCTGAAAGTAGGATAGCTAGAATTCCTTGACAGGGGTGCTCCAACGCCCATGGTTGCTTAACTGAATTTTTTTGAGTGCCTTTACCCTAAGAAATTAAAGCTCCATACTTCAATGGAGTTTTCTGGCGACGAGTGGGTGCTCAAAGCCCCTCCTGACCTCCTAGATCCGTCTCTGGCTGCCGGAGTGCGGGAAGTTATTTTGCTTGGTGGACTAATGTAGTGTTTTTGTGCAGCTGTTTCATGTGCAGAGGCAGGGATAAAGTCACATTTGCTTCTTAGAGGGGAGCAGCCCGAAGTTCTGACTGGCTACAACCTAATTTCAACATTATATGGAAATGTAACTTATGTTCCAAGACATATATATGCCCATAGGGAGAGTATGCTAAAGAGCCATGCTAATACTGTGGCTGGAAATGCTGGTCATATCCTATGGTGTGATGATATCCTCGCCACAAACGGAAGTTCTAGTGCTTTGAACATGAAACAAATGGATGGTCTTGAGAACTATCAAAAGAAGGTTTTGATTGTCAATGAAGGAGCTGGGGATACTGTTGCATTGCTAGGTAAATGCCTAACCATTATCTTTGTGCTTTGCTTTAGATATTGTGTAATTGTTACTCTCTTATGATGTAGGATCTTGCAATTGTTTTTAGCAAAACGTATACTTGAGCTCCTGCCTGATTTTTAAATGGATACATTAAGCACGTGATCACTTAAAAGATACATTAAGCCTTAGattatttatttgttaataCATTAAGCTCCTCTTGAATGACCCACTTTTGTATGTGATTCAAATTCTGTTTAGCTTGCGTAGTTGCATGGAACTGTCAGCGTTCCATtgttctcctaaaataaaatagttgaaCTAAATGAGtttgatttttcagtttaggGGCTAGGGCAAAGTTAGTTTGGGGGTTGATGTAGTAAGATTATATTAAGGGTTTACAAAACATGTTAGAGGAAAATTATCTGAGGTGGTGATCTATGTGTTAAGTGACGTGTTAAAAACACTAACATGCTGGCAGCTCCATGCACACTAAATGGAGTTTGAATTACACACATAACTAGGCCGTCAAAAAGGAGcttaatgtgttaaaaaataattgatcatgaGCTTAATGTATCTATTTAAAAGATCAGAGCCttaatcagtaaaaaatgaaCTAATAAATGTGGTCTCTTTCATATAGGTGTGATTCGGCTGATACAATACTTGAGCCAGGATCATTTACTCGGAAAAGAGAGACGTGTAAAATTGGTTGCAGATGCTGGAACTGGTACAACAGCTATTGGTTTGGGACTAGGAGCCCTTTGTTTAGGGTGAGTGAGTTCCTCTTCTACTTGAACTGGTTTAATTTTGGTTGCAGCCATATCTTACTACTATTAATGCTCTCTTTCTCAGGCTCCCATGGGAAGTAACTGGTATCATACTAGCTGATCCAGTTAATTCATACATCGAACGAGAGAAACGCTTAATTTCTAATTTCAGGACGCAATTTGGTTTCCATCTCACAAACCATTGCTTAAATGAAGTAGATGGTGGAGTTGTTCATTGGGTAGAGCGCAACCGGAGGAGAAAGTGAGTAACTGCTATTGTATTTATTTTAAGGGTGACAATTTCGGGTTACCGTGTCAAAATCATGTTAACTTAAAAGATATGTGTGTTTCAGGTTTGGGAAAGTTATGGAAGGAGAAATAGAAAGATGCCAAGACATAGCACAAGAAACAGGGATTCTAGTGGATCCAGTGTATACTTTGGCTGCTTGGGAAATAGCAACTGAGCTAAGTAAGGATAAGGAGGAGGATGGGGCAGAAGTGGTAATGCTTCATACAGGGGGAACTCTTGGCATGTTTGGGTTAGCACAGAGGTACAAAACTTACTTCAATACCCTCAAACATGGATAATTATGCTCTGTAAATGTTGCTTGAGTGATCAATAGTTCTGTATACTTGATATTCAACCCTTACATGCTCTTTGTTTGTTTAAAGCCTAACTTGGCATGTTTGTATGTCTTACAATGCTTTGAATTTGAGAAGCCCAATTTTGACATTGTTTATGCTTAACTGCCTCAGTGTAAGTTGTTGGCTCTTAATCCACTATCAAGGAACAGACTGAGAAATAATACTAATAATTTAGGGATAATGTACAAAATAGGGcaaaggtttttggggaagtatcaatttaggctctacTTACAGAATAACACTATtgtaggcttaacgtttaaaagagagtaccaatttaggcctcgataataaaatatgattaaaCTCTAATTTCTTTCTTCACATATAATTGACATaacttaacggaataatatGAATTACATGTCACGTTCCATTATTgatgtctaaattgatactcttttTTTAGCGCTAATTttatattggtactattttgtacgtagagcctaaattgatattttaaaaaacCTTAGACCAATTTTGACGCCTTCTCTCCCAGTAATTTACTTTGtcaatacatatatacaaaagaaTTGATGTGTTATATTTCAAAGCTGAATCCAGTCTAAGCTCAAACAAATGTTAGATGGGCTGATCTAAATCATATGTTTCCATTTTTTAGATATTAGCCCATTCAGTCTTAGTTCAGCTCCATCtactagtttttacctaacacaatGTTTAGtctttctattttgaaaaacacattttaaggtccctatcttttaccaatattaaccatgtggtccttttattttttatttttttatattttaactgAACATAttttagcttttaggacaaccacagtacaatacaagttgaccataTTACtcttgttattttatatatgtctatttatgttaaaatataacgattacaagtctaaaaaactagacaaaagaaccaaaaggttaatattggcaaaagctagagaccttataatgtgtttttcaaaatagaaggactaaacagcgtgttagataaaaattaggggattaataaattatttacgcGTAAAAGTAACATAATATATTAGTGCATTatattaatcaataaaatataaaaataatgtctTCGGACTAGCATTTACAGTAGCACGTACCTCCAACAAATCTTACTTATGGAAATCACATCAATATGAACTTTTTTTAGTATTCCAAAATAACCAAATACCACCACTAAAACCCTTTGTATCCACGACAACAACTTTTGAGAAATTTTCTTAAAATTTCTCAGCTACTCCTTCGCCCGGGGAGATGGAAGATGAGGTTTAAGAAAAGCCATAATTTTCGTTTTTTGAACGGATAACAAGTGACGAAGAACCCGATGACGCTCATTACCACTAGCTCCGAAGCACTTCTAGGAAATAATCATCATGAAAAATaagcaaaaataaaaaagaaagcaaAAGCAAACTAGATTAATGTTGACCCAGAGCGAAAGACTGCCCTTCTTCAATAGGATGCATTTAAATTTCGTGAGGCAAGGGGTTCGGTGGTAGGAGTACATTCTCTACTTCTCTTATTGTGACCTGGGGAATCATCAAACATTCTACCAGTCTCTTTATCTTTATAGGTTTTACTAACATCCATTGATCCTCAACATTATTTGAAAGGTCTCTTAATATATTATGAGAGCTCAAGTCCGAAACCTCGGCAGCCTATGAAATTTTGGCTGAGGAGGAGCAATCCCTCCAGATTTTGTGGCACCAAAAGTAAAGCCATGATTCGGTTTATCAGGAACAGAAACTAAGCTTTTACCTTCAGGTTCATGCCTGACACTTTTTTGTACTGGAATTGACTAGAAGGCATTTGTTTCTTGACTATGCGGTAGCTCGTTTCTCAATGACATGGGTGTGTTTCTTATTATGTTTAGGCACAATCATCCAAGCACCATAGGTCTCATCCTCTAAATCCACCACATCGCTTCCAAGTGATGGAGCTCAGACATGTCCTTCCTTCTCAATTTTGATCTCCATCGCCATAGTAATCATAGGGCTACGGGTCCGGTTCTTATTGGGTTGCAAGGGAGTGACTTGTGGTGTTGCCTTGCTTATCAAGATACCAGGGTTAAGGCAACCCTCTTTCACATGGCCATAATGACCATATTTATCGCAAGCAACATATAATCCCTCATACTCAATATGATAATGCTTCCCATTTAAACAAAATTGAGCCATAAGGGGTTTGTATAAGTCTACTTCTACACAAACACTAGTAAATTTGTCCTGAGCCTTGATGGTCATGTTTTTATCAACTTTCACTGGCATTCTAAACGAATTGCCTATTAACATAAGGCAATCCTCGTCATAGTATTATAATGGGAGCTTCGAGAATCTAGCCCAAATAAGGGTTGAATCAACATTAGTGTCAGAAGGGACACATGATGGAGACCAAGTGTGAACAATCAAATAATGCCCTTGAACCATCCATTATCCACCACGGATCACATAATCTTTAtcaacaaggtttgcaaacttaaACTAAATGAAACTCATGCCTTAGATCCATCATATTAATTTTTCCAATCGGTTTCCAAAGCTCTATGGCTCGGTTTCTCAAGGAAATACAACCAACATTTTGCCCAAGGTTTTGACAGTAAGGGCATGAGTCTAGCCCTAAGACCATTTTCCCACAGATTGAGGGGCTATACTCTAAAAGAGGAGATTCCCATCAATATACTCAAATTTTCCTATACCTGTTTCTCTGAGATCAACTGAACCCTAGGTTCTTCTTGCATCAATCCATCAATCACTGCATCTCTATAGGAAGGAAGGGAAGAGGGTTGTGGTATTCCGCCTCCGTTCGGTGGTATTGCAGGGATCGAAGGTGGAGGCAACATCGACGCAACCATTAGGTTTTTCGAATGCTaattaattgttgttatttttTAGAGAGCCTCTTGAAGGGATGGGATTAGAAAACCATATTACTATAACTATTTCCAATTGATGGATATTTGTATTCATTTTAAATGTGATTATAAgtataataattttataaatttacattttaagaaaatcaaaattcacGAGCAAAATCTCACTAAAACTAGAATTCagaaagagtttttttttttttccttttgccCACACAATTATTTCAAGTGAGATTATttcataacaaaaaaaataattatattgcgTAATTGAATCTTTTCTTCCAGtggtttttttgttttgtaacaACTTAAAGTGGATTAATTATATCTTAATTCTAAATGAAATCagaatttaatttataaaatttacagGGTTCAAATTTGTCTACCTAACTGTCTAAGGAGGAAATCATGATACAACAACAATAAAGCCTTactcccgaaatgattcggggtcgacTAACATGAactatcatataaaaccgtgaaatcaaatcgtgtcagcgacacaaattcgctccttccactccgtcctatccactaccatattttcctcaattcccagtaaactcatgtcactctcgatcaccctcttccaagtttgcttaggtcttcccctacccctcaccactacatccttttgccactcttcggttctcctaaccggcgcatcaagcgctctacgtcacACAtgaccaaaccaccttagtcggttttctctcattttattctcaatagatgtgacccctacttttgtcctaattatttcattactcacccgatcctttctcgtatgaccacacatccatctcaacatgcgcatctccgccaccgacatcttatggatgtggcagtgtttcactgcccaacactccgtaccatataacaatgctggtctaattgccgtccgataaaattttcctttcaatctattaggcatgccggggtcacaaaggaaacccgtagcactcttccacttcgaccaaccagctttaatcctacgagcaacatctccatctacttctccatccgtttggataatcgatcctaaataccggaagcaatccgaggcctgaataactctcccatctagggtgattgtccctgcctccctactcctatggtcgctaaacttacactccaaatattcagtcttacttcggctcaacttaaagcctctagattctagagtttgtctccatagttctaACTTTCTCTCCGCttcttctttcgtctcatcaaccaacacaatatcatctgcaaacagcatgcactaTGATATATCATCTtaaagtgaacttgttagttcatccataacgatggcaatgAGGAAATCTTGATacaatcaacaaaaaaaaatgttataaaattataaaaataaaaataacaatgaaAAGAAAATCTAGGAAATAGGGAAGTAATATTAGATTTGAAGATTGACAGCTTCATAAAgtaattttattatgtttgaACATTCTTGATGGCAgtgttaaaatatattattattttaataggAAGAAGCTTTAGAGAATCtttgaaattaaaataataaaattgcaCACAAACCATTCTTTCTGTCCCAACCCAACACCAAAAACGATTCGCCACACTAACACCTCACTAGATATTGCACACATCTCCccccattatttatatatatatatatatatatatatatatatatacagttgTGTTCATGTACACCTGATGACAACGGAAATTTAGTTATTCACCATTAGATTTAGACGGATTAAAATTCTAAGATGGAGATTCAAAATATCCTAAAACTTATATTTAATCCGCCTAGACCTAACGGTTgtgaatgatcaaatttccATGGTCATCAGGATCCATATGAACGCAACTGATATTCCATGTTAAAAGAAgaaatggattttttttttcaaaatcgaaccaataaaaatattaaagtgTTCAAGATTCAATCGAAATTGAATCGGAGTTACAGCAATCCTATAAAAACtaataatttttagttttatttaatttcttaaCATAGTAAAAATGCAAAACTAAAATACTAATAGTATCAatgaaattatattaataattataatggtgttttttaatatcaaaatgTAAATTAAATAGAGTGTTGCTATTTACCGCCCTTAATTATTAGTTACCGTCCCTTATTGAATAGTTTTGCCATTTCATATAAATTTCTCAAAACCTCTCATTCTCTCTTTTATAATCTCTTAACTTTGTAATCTCTCTCAAAATCACCTTTCGGGACGAAAATCATGTCGGGAATGAAACCGGGCAAAGGAAAGAGACCGATTACTGGCATGGtatggtttttttttcaaatttttgcttcgaaaacacaaaaaaaacgtATCCAAAATGGGAGACGGAAGTTAAAATCGTGCTGCCCAAAAGACAGGCGGACATGATTTCTGCCTGCCCATCGGCTAGGCGTTATTTCTGATCCGTCTGGCCATTAGACATGTGGCCAGGGAAAACGTCTGGCCAGTGGCCAGACGGTCCTGAAAAACACGTGGCCAATGGCCAAGCGTTTTCCCTGACTGCCTAGCCATTGACCAAACGTTTTTTCTAACCG comes from the Euphorbia lathyris chromosome 5, ddEupLath1.1, whole genome shotgun sequence genome and includes:
- the LOC136228608 gene encoding D-cysteine desulfhydrase 2, mitochondrial isoform X3 yields the protein MKLQPLSTKTAMFAMKSRRPCSSQGVSEVKISTEELMSRITKRKWMLDVPDTKIHQIMLSSIQGQQQHSDESFGNISFRNNPHPSLLMEKDTQHGSFYLLRDDLLHPLVNGNKARKLDALLPLLVDHSVTDVVTCGGCQSAHAAAVAVSCAEAGIKSHLLLRGEQPEVLTGYNLISTLYGNVTYVPRHIYAHRESMLKSHANTVAGNAGHILWCDDILATNGSSSALNMKQMDGLENYQKKVLIVNEGAGDTVALLGVIRLIQYLSQDHLLGKERRVKLVADAGTGTTAIGLGLGALCLGLPWEVTGIILADPVNSYIEREKRLISNFRTQFGFHLTNHCLNEVDGGVVHWVERNRRRKFGKVMEGEIERCQDIAQETGILVDPVYTLAAWEIATELSKDKEEDGAEVVMLHTGGTLGMFGLAQRYKTYFNTLKHG
- the LOC136228608 gene encoding D-cysteine desulfhydrase 2, mitochondrial isoform X2, with the protein product MKLQPLSTKTAMFAMKSRRPCSSQGVSEVKISTEELMSRITKRKWMLDVPDTKIHQIMLSSIQGQQQHSDESFGNISFRNNPHPSLLMEKDTQHGSFYLLRDDLLHPLVNGNKARKLDALLPLLVDHSVTDVDGSKASSRSLNFGQFLLRLLVEAVKVHMQQLLVAVSCAEAGIKSHLLLRGEQPEVLTGYNLISTLYGNVTYVPRHIYAHRESMLKSHANTVAGNAGHILWCDDILATNGSSSALNMKQMDGLENYQKKVLIVNEGAGDTVALLGVIRLIQYLSQDHLLGKERRVKLVADAGTGTTAIGLGLGALCLGLPWEVTGIILADPVNSYIEREKRLISNFRTQFGFHLTNHCLNEVDGGVVHWVERNRRRKFGKVMEGEIERCQDIAQETGILVDPVYTLAAWEIATELSKDKEEDGAEVVMLHTGGTLGMFGLAQRYKTYFNTLKHG
- the LOC136228608 gene encoding D-cysteine desulfhydrase 2, mitochondrial isoform X4 translates to MSRITKRKWMLDVPDTKIHQIMLSSIQGQQQHSDESFGNISFRNNPHPSLLMEKDTQHGSFYLLRDDLLHPLVNGNKARKLDALLPLLVDHSVTDVDGSKASSRSLNFGQFLLRRTEDQLTFNGKFSRLLVEAVKVHMQQLLVAVSCAEAGIKSHLLLRGEQPEVLTGYNLISTLYGNVTYVPRHIYAHRESMLKSHANTVAGNAGHILWCDDILATNGSSSALNMKQMDGLENYQKKVLIVNEGAGDTVALLGVIRLIQYLSQDHLLGKERRVKLVADAGTGTTAIGLGLGALCLGLPWEVTGIILADPVNSYIEREKRLISNFRTQFGFHLTNHCLNEVDGGVVHWVERNRRRKFGKVMEGEIERCQDIAQETGILVDPVYTLAAWEIATELSKDKEEDGAEVVMLHTGGTLGMFGLAQRYKTYFNTLKHG
- the LOC136228608 gene encoding D-cysteine desulfhydrase 2, mitochondrial isoform X1; this translates as MKLQPLSTKTAMFAMKSRRPCSSQGVSEVKISTEELMSRITKRKWMLDVPDTKIHQIMLSSIQGQQQHSDESFGNISFRNNPHPSLLMEKDTQHGSFYLLRDDLLHPLVNGNKARKLDALLPLLVDHSVTDVDGSKASSRSLNFGQFLLRRTEDQLTFNGKFSRLLVEAVKVHMQQLLVAVSCAEAGIKSHLLLRGEQPEVLTGYNLISTLYGNVTYVPRHIYAHRESMLKSHANTVAGNAGHILWCDDILATNGSSSALNMKQMDGLENYQKKVLIVNEGAGDTVALLGVIRLIQYLSQDHLLGKERRVKLVADAGTGTTAIGLGLGALCLGLPWEVTGIILADPVNSYIEREKRLISNFRTQFGFHLTNHCLNEVDGGVVHWVERNRRRKFGKVMEGEIERCQDIAQETGILVDPVYTLAAWEIATELSKDKEEDGAEVVMLHTGGTLGMFGLAQRYKTYFNTLKHG